In Leptospira sp. WS58.C1, a single genomic region encodes these proteins:
- a CDS encoding bile acid:sodium symporter family protein, with protein sequence MLIRIALILLSLSSMYGLGLRIEKKELGSWAKFVPILIFAFFWNFVILPVFVFFAGKFLGVSELTFTAIFLCAASPGGASGGLFVLRAKGNPALGGILIALLNGANTVLTPLIFSIYQGDSGFNFDLFLKLFLIGTFLQGLPLLLGFLSKYFFPKIFDPIAPWVERFSTFCLVLSILLLIFQYGEYALSLGWLVWIAACVAVCFSLLPGIFLLNSTQEVKASLSMVSAIRSLSLALLLAELHIKQSETLLTILMYGTVMYLLSAIAAEFWNGKKKIQI encoded by the coding sequence ATGTTAATACGAATCGCACTCATTCTTCTGTCCCTTTCTTCTATGTACGGTTTGGGACTAAGGATAGAAAAAAAAGAGCTGGGTTCCTGGGCTAAATTTGTTCCGATCCTTATATTCGCATTCTTTTGGAATTTCGTGATACTTCCTGTTTTCGTTTTTTTTGCCGGAAAATTTTTGGGCGTTTCCGAACTTACCTTTACGGCAATTTTTCTTTGTGCTGCTTCTCCGGGGGGAGCTTCAGGAGGGCTGTTCGTATTAAGGGCAAAGGGCAATCCTGCGTTAGGCGGAATCCTGATTGCACTATTGAACGGGGCAAATACGGTCCTCACACCCTTAATCTTTTCCATTTACCAAGGCGATTCCGGATTCAACTTCGATCTGTTCTTAAAACTTTTTTTGATTGGGACTTTTTTGCAGGGATTGCCCTTACTTTTAGGATTTTTGAGTAAATACTTCTTCCCTAAAATTTTCGATCCGATTGCTCCTTGGGTAGAAAGATTCAGCACTTTCTGTTTGGTATTATCGATCTTACTCTTGATCTTTCAGTACGGAGAATATGCGCTAAGCCTGGGTTGGCTGGTGTGGATCGCTGCCTGCGTAGCTGTCTGTTTTTCCCTCCTTCCTGGGATCTTTTTATTGAATTCCACCCAGGAAGTCAAAGCTTCCTTGTCTATGGTTTCCGCGATCAGAAGTTTATCCTTGGCCCTACTTCTTGCGGAACTTCATATCAAACAAAGTGAGACCTTACTTACTATTCTTATGTACGGGACTGTAATGTATTTATTGAGTGCAATTGCAGCTGAATTTTGGAATGGAAAGAAGAAGATCCAAATATGA
- a CDS encoding metallophosphoesterase: MNFYLNVYSKTNFKIDVLVIITFTVFLLVFLLDKRRFIFSKEWELSFYKRILILTLIYLALASTVPFFLDISSFIRVRIAWTVLTIALPILGLVHFVFSKRIIFLFVSISLVFIKFYSEVWEPNFLDVERIRIQSEKIHSPIKIVHISDLQTDDIRDLHLEVREEANRFQPDLILFTGDVMNHSSLYPIVTSYLKEFKSNNGFYFVTGDVDHILRHTDFYSKSGSVLLDRKSKVLRIGKNKIGLIGLGLPDYRNKTLIWSLKREIPEDIYSIMISHYPDSVLHQPNEKVDLILAGHTHGGQVQVPFFGPILTLSRVPRHIAAGGLNTYENTDIIVSRGLGAEGHVAPRIRFGARPHLILLELLPANSAKETVKNGI, encoded by the coding sequence ATGAATTTTTATTTAAATGTATATTCGAAAACCAATTTCAAAATAGATGTTCTTGTAATCATTACTTTTACCGTATTTCTCCTCGTATTCTTACTGGATAAGAGGAGGTTTATTTTTTCTAAAGAATGGGAGCTTTCCTTTTATAAAAGAATTCTAATTCTTACATTGATCTATTTGGCTCTTGCGTCTACTGTTCCCTTCTTTTTGGATATAAGTTCTTTTATCCGGGTCAGGATCGCTTGGACTGTTTTGACAATTGCACTTCCCATATTAGGTCTTGTGCATTTTGTATTTTCCAAAAGAATTATTTTCTTATTCGTTTCTATTTCCTTAGTTTTTATCAAATTTTATTCAGAAGTATGGGAGCCGAATTTTCTAGATGTGGAACGTATTCGAATCCAATCGGAGAAGATACATTCTCCCATAAAGATTGTACATATTTCGGATCTACAGACGGACGATATTCGAGATCTACATTTGGAAGTTAGGGAAGAAGCGAATCGTTTTCAACCCGATCTTATTTTGTTTACGGGAGATGTGATGAATCATTCCTCCTTGTATCCGATCGTAACTTCATATTTAAAAGAATTCAAAAGTAATAATGGATTCTATTTTGTTACCGGAGATGTGGATCATATCTTACGCCATACCGATTTTTATTCTAAATCCGGATCCGTTCTTTTGGATCGTAAATCTAAAGTTCTCCGGATCGGAAAAAATAAGATCGGTTTGATCGGATTAGGTTTGCCGGATTACAGGAACAAAACTTTGATCTGGAGTTTGAAAAGAGAGATCCCGGAAGATATTTATTCTATTATGATCAGCCATTATCCTGATTCCGTTTTGCACCAACCGAATGAAAAAGTGGATCTGATTTTGGCGGGACATACGCATGGCGGACAGGTGCAAGTCCCGTTTTTTGGACCTATTTTAACTCTTTCCAGAGTTCCTCGCCATATAGCAGCCGGCGGTTTGAACACGTATGAAAATACGGATATTATAGTCAGTAGAGGTTTAGGGGCAGAAGGTCATGTGGCTCCAAGAATTCGATTCGGTGCAAGACCTCATTTGATTTTGTTGGAGCTTCTACCAGCAAATTCCGCAAAAGAAACCGTAAAAAACGGGATCTAA